The nucleotide window CTCGCTATTAAATACCACCCTGATAAGAATCCTGATAATAAAGAAGCCGAAGAAAAATTCAAAGAGGCAACCGAAGCGTACGAGGTATTGCGCGACTCCGAGAAACGTAGCCGCTATGACCGGTTTGGTCATGCAGGACTAGAAGGAATGATGGGGGCAGGTGGAGTTGACTTCGGTAATTTTGAGGATATCGTCGGGGACATTTTCGGTGACTTTGGAGATCTCTTCGGATTTGGCGGCTCTAGCCGCAGGCAGGGCGGGCCCAAACGTGGCAGAAGTCTACAATATGATTTGGAAATCTCCTTAGAAGATGTTATGCTCGGAAAAACCATGACCATTGATGTTCCGCGCTTGGAGACTTGTCAAACCTGTCACGGCACCGGTGCCGAAGCCGGATCCAAACCGGAGACCTGTCCAGAGTGTTTTGGGCGTGGGCAAGTCACACGGACACAAGGCTTTTTCAGTATGTCGCGCACCTGTCCACGCTGTCAAGGTGAAGGCAGAGTGATTCCGAAACCTTGTAACGAATGTCGCGGTCAGGGACTTGTTCGGCAGGTTCGTGAAATCAAGGTTCGCATCCCCAAGGGGGTTGACACCGGCGCTAAGATTCAGATGCGGGGTGAAGGCGAAGCAGGAGTCAACGGAGGACCGCCCGGCGACCTCTTTGTTATCATCCACGTAGCTCCCCACGACCTCTTTGTGCGAGAAAATAATGATCTGGTAACGAAAGTAACGATCTCATTCCCACAAGCTGCACTCGGCACCACGCTTGAAATCCCCACAATTGATGACACTATCAAACTCACGATTCCCAGTGGCACACAGTACGGTGCGAGGTTACGCATTCCCAACAAGGGAGTTCCCTACTACAACCACTACGGATCTGGGGATCTCATTGTTCAGATCCAAGTCGAAACCCCAACGAACCTGACAGAGCGGGAGAAGGAGCTCTTGGAAACATTTTTACAGGTTCGCGGTGAAGGCGAAGAACATTCAGGCTTTTTCGATAAACTTGGTGACAAATTTTTCCACCGCCATGATGACCACAACGAAGACAAAGATGAGTGAACGATAAAGGTCAACGGTTCTGTGTGGCTAGTGCAGTCGCAGCAGCGAACTCCCTGATCAAAGAGCTATGAAATGGGCTCAAGTAACAATCACAACTTCTCAAGAAGCGTCGGAGGCTGTTGCAAACTATCTCTTTGAACGCGATGCAACGGGCGTCGAGATAAGAGACAACCCCGCCCCAAATTCTCCCTCTGTCACACTAATCTCCTACTTCCCAACGGACGACCTCATTGATGAGCGCGTCCATGATCTGCGTGAATTTCTCGCCAACTTAATTCAGGCGGGGATTGATACGCAGCCTGCAAAGGTCACACTAGAGTCCATTGAGGAAGATAATTGGTCAGAGCAGTGGAGATCAGCTTTCCCACCTCAAAAGATCGGAAAGCGCTTAGTCATTGCACCAACATGGGAGGATATTGTGACCGAACCATCTGAGGTCTTAATCCGATTAGATCCGGGTATGGCATTCGGCACAGGACAACATCCCACAACACAACTGGCGTTGGAACTATTGGAGATCTCCATTAAAGGTGCTGATGCTGTCGCCGATATTGGCACTGGTTCTGGCATCTTGGCGATTGCAGCCGCCAAACTAGGCGCTAAGCGGGTTGATGCCGTTGATTTGGATGCGACAATAATTCCTATTGCCCGAAACAACATTCAACTCAACAAAGTGGAATCAGTCATCCGTTTACATCAGGGCAACGGGCTGAACGCGCTTGAAAGACAAAAATATCCGCTTATTGTTGCCAATATCCTGACGAAAGTTCTCCTGCCGATGATTCCTATATGTCCGAAATTCCTTGAACCAGCGGGGCGGTTGATACTGTCAGGGATTCTGGCGCAGGAAGCGTCACAGATCGAAGCGCAGTTGGAGACAAACGGCTTCCGAGTGCTTGAGATCCGTGGACTGACAGAAAGTCATGAGTTGATACAAATCGGGGAAAATTGGGTTGGAATTTTAGCACAAATGAAAAAGTGAGAAAACGCGATAATTCACTGTCCCGTTTTCCGGTTTTCCCGTCTTCCCGCTTTCGGGGTTCCCTTGTGTCTTTGCGCCATTGCGACTTTGCGTTAAATTCCGCCCGTTTTCTCGTCATCTCGTTCTCTCGTCTTCCACCCTCTACTGGATGTAGTCAGACGGAATACCGATTTTCCCAACCGATTCACCGCTGGCAACCATCGGATGTACTGGGCGCGACCAAAAAATGCCACTTTCAGGAGCCCGGATAGTCTCTCGCAAATGACCAAAGACATCGCAGATTTCTGCAATCGGCTGATACGCTTCAACCTGATCATACAGGTCCGCTTGGTAGTACACAAAACCACCTTGGTCACTACAAAGTGACACAAACTTGTTGATGATGACCTGCCGTTGGGGCAGCTTCGGTTCACCATCAATAAAGTTGTAGTATTTAAGGAGGTTCAGCACCCCCTGCACCCCCTTTGCAATGCTAGCAGCGTCCCAACCGTGACACCCACCTAACTCCGGATCAATCGTTGGAATACCAATCTCAGGTGCCGCTTGAGCGAGTTGACCCTTCGGTCCCTTCTGATCAAAGATGTAACCTATCCCAAATATACGAGCTAGCTCAAGACAGGCCGCATGTTGCGGGTGTTTTGGGTCAACGCGTACTCGAACCTCATTGATCATCGGGTGGACTCCACCTTGATGCAGATCAACGCAGTAATCGGCTTGGCGGACAGCCGTATGAAAGAGCTTATAAGCAATTCGTTCACTGGAGGTGCCATCGGGGCGTCCCGGAAAGCACCGATTCATCTTCATATTATCAACGGGACTGTGGGCTTGTCTGGCGTGAAAAGCGTGGAAATTCACAATTGGAACAGCAATAATCTGACCTCGTAGATTATCGGGGCGAATTTGACGTAAAATCTCATGAATGACGGCGATTCCGTTGAGTTCGTCCCCATCGCTCGCTGCTTGTAGGTAGAGCGTTTTTCCACCCTGGGCACCATTCATTAAAACAATCGGCAATCGGAAGGGCGTACCATCCTGCATATTCCCTGCCTTTAGATGCCCTTCGACACTTTGCCCCGGTTCCGCTATCAGCGAGCCGACAACAAGTTTGGCTCGGTTCATGTCCACCTGTGCGTTTCCCTTCTCCACGTTCAGCGGTATTTTAACACCTCCCATCGGTGATTGACAATAGGAAAAATACCTCCACGCTTCATACCACACCGTTACAAAATGCATCGTGTTGCAAAATGCAACACATCAAGCCTAAAGTCAGTGCTGATGCGCTGCAGCCCACCTTTTTCTCCAAATAATCTCCCTTGACTGTCACATTTTGTAACGATTCAAATATTCCATTCGGGCCCACGCTCTCTCCTTGAAGATCCAATCATAACAAGGGTTCAAGCCCGTTTATGCGTCTCGGTGCGAAGTTGGCACAGTTTATGCGTAATAGTCGCCCTGTATCGCTATGGTGGAGACAATTTTACTCCACTCCATCATTTTATGTTGGGGAAAACTCAACACAAAGGCTGAAAACAGCCGGGAGAAGTAACAATGAATCAACCAGTGACCCAAACACGACCCATAGATTACATCCACACTGTCCAAGAAGCCTTGAAGTACCGTAAGGACGATGTTTCATACACCTATCTGATGGGGGCGTCCGGTGAAGCTTTCCGTTTCTTTTACAACCGCACTGACCCTGAAGCGGGGATGAATACCTTTTTCCACAACCCACTGCGCGCAACTTGCAGGGCGCTCGGTTATAGCTTCGAAGTCTCATACGATGACACCTATGAGGCTGCGTCAGAACGGCTCCAAGAAAATACGCGTGCAGGAAAGCCGACATTACTGCCGTTCGACGACTCCTGTCCGTTCCTGACCCGGGACGATGGACCAAAAACCCTTATCTGCCAGAACGGTTCCCGGTATCAGATCAAAACCGCAGAACTCCACAAAGAATGGCATCCGAGCGGTGGATTTCTTGAACTGGGTCCCCACGGCTACTACCAATTTGTGATCGGCGAGCGTGAGCGCGAACCCAAGGGTCGCGACGCAGCCCTAGGAACCCTGCGTGTCGCGAGAAAAATGGCAGAGACTCGCCGAAAGATTCACGGTTGTGCAATCGGTCTCGCAGCCTATGACGAACTGATTGCTCACTTGAGCGGTCTGCTGAGTCGAATTATGAAGTGGAGCGGACAACCGCTGACACAATTCATTGAAGCACGAACCGCAGCTGCGGACTATCTGCAGATAATCAGGGAACACCTTGAAGATGAGGAAGTAGAGCATCTCGATGATGCAATCGCTGAATACCAGAAGGTTGTAGGATTGCTCAAAGCTGTTCAACGGTTACTACCTTCACTTGAAGAGCGCGAAGATGCGCCGACGGATGACAAAACGAAAGTCCGACTCGGTTTGGGATTATCCCGAATGCACTTCTGGATGCACCCGAATCGAGAGGCACAGACCCCGGAAGAAGCGATGAGTCACTTCAAGCCGAAATGTCGCGCAGCGATCAAAGTGCTCCAAAAAACCGTCGTAGCGGAGACAAAGGCAACCAGAAAGATTCGGGACGTGCTTCAAACTAGCGAAAAGACGAAGATGTAAGTGGTGATTGAATTGTAGGACCATGGAGGTCCGCGATGAAACAGTTTTTCAGATTATTTGCATACGCGAAGCCTTATATACCCAAACTGATTCTGGGTTTTTTCTTGGTCGTGCTTGTCGGGCAATCGCCCCTATTCATGCCGCTTGTTCAGAAGTTCGTCATTGATGACATTTTGATGCCCGCTAACAAGCCACTCGCAAGCGTCAATTTGATGTTTCGGGATGATTTAGACAATCAGGTAAGGCTTTCTAACAGGCTAAGGCAGGAGTTTGAGGCAGCAGGGATTTCACTCTCCTCAAGCACTGTCGTTTCAATTGAAAAGCCGGGAGAAAAATGGAAGCTCAACGACACCGAAACGGATCAGAAATACCGTATCAATCAGAAGGTGTTTCGGCTTGACTCAGATTTCCAGAAGAAGCAGTATTTAGAAAAACTTGAGGGTGTGACCGATTTAGCGGAACTGCAAAGGATGCCGGATCCTTTGCGTAAGGAGTTCGATGCAGCCTCCAAAAAGTTGCATAAAGTGTTTAGGGATCGGGACATTCTGCTATCTTCAAAGGCAATTGTCTCAGTTGAAGAGGCAGGCAGCCGTTGGCTCGTCATTGATAGGGCAAACGAAAAGCAGCATACGATCTGGAAAGAAAACGGTAAGCTGTACGTCGCCGACGGTGAAATCAAGGTTTATGTCGCAACGCTTGCACACACCTTGATAGGGCGTGAATTCCATTACACCCTGGTCGATTGGTTGATTGTTATCCTTTTTGTTATTGTTATCTACTATGCGATTTTCGGTGTCCTGTCCTACCTCTGCACCTACGTGATGACATGGGTCAGTCAGCGTATCCTATTTGACTTGAGAAATAAGGTGTTCTCTCACCTACAGTCGCTGTCGATGCAATTCTATGAATCCCAAGGGACGGGACAGATCATCTCACGGGTCAGGGAGGATGTCGCTTCGCTGCGGAATCTCGCCACCGAAACAACGATTCGAATCGTAACCGATGCGGTCACTTTCATCCTTATGCTTGGCCTCATGCTGTACTGGAATTGGAAGTTGACCCTCTTCTCACTGCTGATCTTCCCGCTAATCATCGGGAACTATCACATCTTCATTCAACGGCTGCGTCCGATGTGGCGTCAATGGCGGCACAAGTGGGCGGACATTGCAACGGGGATGTACGAAGCGGTCGCGGGGGCAAAGGTCGTCAAGGCATTTCATCGGGAACGTTACCATGAGCGACAGCTGTTCCATAATATGCGCGAGACCCTTGAATCAAGAATCAAAATCATGGCAACCCAAACAGCGATGGGGCGAGTTGCACTCTTCTTCCGGTCAATCGGCAGGTCTGCGGTCCTCTGTTATGGAGGCTACTTGGTCATTCAGGGCGACTTTACCATCGGGGCAATGCTCGCTTTCTACCAGTTTATGGAACGCCTCCAAGAGCCAATCATGAACCTGATTCGGGTCAACACACAGATTCAAGAGGCGATGATCTCGGCTGAACGCGTCTTCGGTCTGCTCGATTCGGAGCCGACCGTTGAAGAATCGCCCGACGCGATAAACCTTACCAACATTCGCGGCCATGTCAAGTTTGAAGATGTCTCCTTCCATTATGAACCAGAGAACCCGGTACTGCACAATATCAACCTTGAAGCCAAGCCGGGGATGATGGTGGCGTTGGTTGGACCATCGGGATGTGGAAAAACTACCATTGCGAACTTAATCTCCAGATTTTACGATCCAGTGGAGGGGAATATCTTCGTGGATGAGCATAACCTCCGCGACGTTTCGATTAAGTCGCTGCGAAATCAGATGGGAATTGTGTTGCAGGATAATTTCTTGTTCGCGGGTTCAGTTGCCGAGAACATACGATTTGGCAAGCTCGGCGCCACGGACGAAGAAGTGGTGCAAGCCGCCCTCGCCGCTAACGCACATCAGTTCATTGTCGATCAGTTGCCAGAGGGATATGAGACAGAGGTTGGGGAACGCGGAATGCGTCTCTCTGGCGGGCAGAAACAGCGCATCGCCATTGCACGCACCATTTTACGAGACCCGCGCATCCTGATTCTGGACGAGGCGACCTCCAACTTGGATACGGAATCTGAATCACAGATTCAAGAGGCACTAGATCGGTTGATGCAGTCCAGAACCTCATTCGTCATCGCACACCGACTTTCAACCATCCTGAATGCGGATATGATTATTGCGCTGAAAGAGGGCAGGATTGTTGAGGTGGGCACCCATGAGCAGTTGTTAGATGCGGATGGGATGTACGCAGATATGTATCGTAAACAGTTCAAAAAAACAGATTCGATTGACGATTCTTCTTGGTAAGCAAGATAGGAGATAGTAGTGATAACAATGTGGATAAATGTTCAACGAAAACAATGGATGAGCTTGGCGATCTTAATAATAACGGTATGTTTAGGGTCGTCAGTTTTTGCTGATAGTCAAAGTTCCGGTCGTGTTATCAAAGCCAAATGGCTCGATACGCCGCCTATTATTGACGGAGCGCTCTGTGATGGTGTCTGGGAGGAAGCTGAGATCGCGGACAATTTTTACCGCGTGGAAGGTGCACACGGCGTCCCTGCAGAATTGGGCACCAAGGCGATGGTACTGTATGATGAAAGTACGCTTTATGTCGGCGTACGTTGCGACGAACCCAATATGGAGGCTTTGCGCGAGACGCAAACGCGCCGCGATGCCCCCATCTGGCGGGATGATACGGTTCAGGTGTTGCTGGATACCTATCATGATCAGCGCAACTGCTATGTGCTGGCGGTCAATACACTGGGAACCCAGATGGACGCGAAAATCAGCAACGAAAGCAACTTTGACCAAGCGTGGGATGCGAACTGGGAGGCAAAGGTCCAAAAGAATGGAAACCATTGGCGAACTCCGTTTTGATCCCGAAGCAACGACATGGGGCATCAACTTTGCGCGACCCCATCCGATGGAAGGGACCCGTTATACGTGGGCGGATACAGGAGACGATTTTAGTCGAGTTTCGGAGTTCGGCAAGTTGGAGAACCTCGAATTCAGCAGAGTGAATGCAGATCGAAAGATCGATATTCTGCCCTACGTCACCCAACGCTCGGTGGAAGGCGAGTCGCTCGATATGAATGCCGGCTTAGACATTGCCATCCCGTTCTCGACGAACATCACCACAAATCTGACTGTTAACCCAGACTTCTCACAACTGGAAAGCGACTCAACGCGCATCAGCGTCTCAAGCGATCGGGAAATGTATCTACCGGAACGGCGTCCGTTTTTCCGAGAAGGGTCGGAACTGTTTGAAATGCCACTTGACCTATTTTACAGCCGCCGGGTTCAGGATATCGATTACGGTGTGAAATCAACAGGAAAAGTTGGGGACTACAATTTTGCCTTCATCGATACCTACGGAACGATGGTCGACCGCTACGACGATGACCAGAAGAAGCAGGCGAACCTCTTCGCTACGCGAATTAGCCGAAATGTTGGTGAGCGCACCGTAATTGGCGCGATGGGATTGCAGAAGCATCAGGAAGACCGAGATGTGACACTGGTTTCGTTAGATGGTCGATTCGCTCTCAACCGCGACGTGACTGCTCGGGGTCAATATGTGACGGATCTGATCCACGGTGAGATGCACTCAGCGTTCCACGCGTCCATGGACTGGGATCATGAGAGCGGTTGGGGTGCCCAAGCACGCGTCGAAGATATGCCAGAGGGTTTTCGCCCCAACGAGATGGGGTTAGAAGATGAGGCATTCCGCAAGACATTTGGCCGCTTGCGATACAAACATCAATTCGACAAAGACAACCTCGTCCGCGGATACTACGTAAGTGGTTACCACCTCTATAAACTCAACGGACAGCATCTGTTGTGGGACCGGCGTATCGGGTTGTCCGGCGGGGTTGATATCGGTAGATTTGATCTGTATACCTTTGCTGGCAGCGGAACGCGACGCGAGGATGGAGCACTTTACGACAGACAATATATCGGCACAAATATCAGCTACCGTCCCAAATGGGGACGCCTATCACTTTATAACCGCTTCGGTCCCCGTCAAAACAAATATAGCCGGTACACGCGAGTCTCTGCCAACGTCAATCTTTTCGGCAAACTCAGTTTTGGCGTGAACGGGAGCAATTTCTTCTGGCGTGAAAATCGCAATACACTCATCGTCGGCGTGAACACCAACTACCAATTCACCCGACGGATGGGATGGCGAATCTTCGTGGAACGGGTGGATGAGCGCATGTCTCACGAGGTCAAGTACAACTTCAATTCCGTCTTTGATTACCGCTTCACTCCAGAGAGCCGCCTCTTCCTCGTATTCGCCGACAGCACTAACGGCGAGCGGGCGGTGCTTACCAAGATGTCCTACCTCTTTGAGTCAGGTTTTCTGTTCTGAGGAACTTCAAGGCATTTCTCGATCCCAATCTTGCCTGAATAGTCATCAAATCGAGGATTCAACCGTGCTTACCCCCGTTAAACAACTCAACTACGCAATCATTCTCTGTGACGACTTAGAGACTATGAAAGCGTTCTACCGCGATCTGTTCCCCTTTCCGGTGGTCTCTGAGTCTGAGACAGGCTTGACATTCCGTGCAGGCGATGTGCTGCTTTCGCTGCGCAAGCGCACCCGATATTATGACGGGAACGGTGTTCGTCCAGATCTACCCGGTGTGCAGCTCGCTTTTCTAGTATCACCGCCCGAAGTGGATCTGTGCTACAATCAACTCGTCGCCAAAGACGTGAAAATCCTTGAGCCACCTACCGACCAGCCGAGGGGACACCGAACGGTGTACTTTGCCGATCCTGAAGGAAATATGCTCGAAGTCTATGCCGAGATTTGATGTTTTAACCAATTTGACCTAGCTGTCTTGTAGGTCAGATTTTCCAAAATCGACATTTGTCTAATAAAGACTCATCAATCCTTCAGCCCCGTCGATAGGCTTACGCTCAAACTCCTCACTAATCCAACGGGCTGCAGAGGGTCTACCCGGGTTACGGTAGGCATAAACCACCGTCCATCGTGTATCGCTATTGGGTTGTCTCGGACTGACAGCGTGCGCCGCGTGTGTCCACATCAGTGCCACCGTGCCGTCAGGAACGGACAGGTCTTCTATCTCCAACGGCTCACCGGTAAGCGGGTGCTTTTTGTCCGCCATCCATCCGGATTGCAGTTCCTCATCCGTCTGGAAATGAATCTTCGGGTCCCGATACAGATGACTCCCCGGCACAGCCTTTAACCCACCGTCATCCACATCAAACCCATTCACGTAAAAGAAGATACGTATGAATCCTAAACTGGGATCGTCGTCCGAGTATTCGTGACTATGCCAACGAGTCCCTTGATTACCACCCGGTCGGTTAAGCGTCACACAGTGGTCGTAGCGGAGGTCCTCCCCAAGTACCTGTCGGGCGAGCGTGAGCATCTGCGGATGACCAATCAAGCTCTCCAAGAAGCCATCGTATTCTGCAGCAAACCGATTCGGCTCATGTCCCTCGGTCGCATTTGGAACCAGCGATTGGATGTACGATAGCGATTCGGTCAACCGTTCACACGCCTGCGGCGTCACCGACCCGGTCCATCTCTGCCCTCTGCTCCTCACCAAATTTGTATGATTCAAAAATAGGAAAACGTTCCATCAGAAATCCTCTCTTCCTTGGCTCATGTTAAGAAATAGTGCAACAGAAACCGAGTTTTTTCGGCAAAACCCGGTTTCTTTTTGTGCTTTACACCTTTTTTAACGTGAACCTCTCCCCTTTTATGGTGAAGTCTGTAAATAAGTAGGCATTCGCCAATAACTCTGACCTTCGCGAAGTATCCAAAGTCCCCCTGATAAGGGGGATTTAGGGGGTTGACTGTGCATCGAAGGTGTATAAGTAATTATAGAATTCACCATAATATATCTAATCCCAATCCAACAATCTCGCCAGATTCTCCCCTTTCACCTTCCGCCGGTCTGCCTCCGTGTATTCCGATAGATGTGCATCTACTATGTCGGGTATGCCGCTGCCCCAGACCATCTGATCCGGTCCAAAGGCTTCGATGACACGACGGGTAAATGAACGTGCACTCAAGTAGAGCGGCGCATCCGTAGCAAAGTGATTGAGACCGGACAGCTTCATATAAACGGCATCGAAATCCGCCAGATCCAACACATGTGCAAACTCTACCGCATCCCCCATGTGCGGCTCCGCCAGATGATCGATTAACACCGTGGACTCCGGGTAGTCGCGCAACATCTCCGCCG belongs to Candidatus Poribacteria bacterium and includes:
- the dnaJ gene encoding molecular chaperone DnaJ, producing MQKRDYYEVLNVSQNAGEDEIKKAYRKLAIKYHPDKNPDNKEAEEKFKEATEAYEVLRDSEKRSRYDRFGHAGLEGMMGAGGVDFGNFEDIVGDIFGDFGDLFGFGGSSRRQGGPKRGRSLQYDLEISLEDVMLGKTMTIDVPRLETCQTCHGTGAEAGSKPETCPECFGRGQVTRTQGFFSMSRTCPRCQGEGRVIPKPCNECRGQGLVRQVREIKVRIPKGVDTGAKIQMRGEGEAGVNGGPPGDLFVIIHVAPHDLFVRENNDLVTKVTISFPQAALGTTLEIPTIDDTIKLTIPSGTQYGARLRIPNKGVPYYNHYGSGDLIVQIQVETPTNLTEREKELLETFLQVRGEGEEHSGFFDKLGDKFFHRHDDHNEDKDE
- the prmA gene encoding 50S ribosomal protein L11 methyltransferase, which translates into the protein MKWAQVTITTSQEASEAVANYLFERDATGVEIRDNPAPNSPSVTLISYFPTDDLIDERVHDLREFLANLIQAGIDTQPAKVTLESIEEDNWSEQWRSAFPPQKIGKRLVIAPTWEDIVTEPSEVLIRLDPGMAFGTGQHPTTQLALELLEISIKGADAVADIGTGSGILAIAAAKLGAKRVDAVDLDATIIPIARNNIQLNKVESVIRLHQGNGLNALERQKYPLIVANILTKVLLPMIPICPKFLEPAGRLILSGILAQEASQIEAQLETNGFRVLEIRGLTESHELIQIGENWVGILAQMKK
- a CDS encoding succinylglutamate desuccinylase/aspartoacylase family protein, whose translation is MNRAKLVVGSLIAEPGQSVEGHLKAGNMQDGTPFRLPIVLMNGAQGGKTLYLQAASDGDELNGIAVIHEILRQIRPDNLRGQIIAVPIVNFHAFHARQAHSPVDNMKMNRCFPGRPDGTSSERIAYKLFHTAVRQADYCVDLHQGGVHPMINEVRVRVDPKHPQHAACLELARIFGIGYIFDQKGPKGQLAQAAPEIGIPTIDPELGGCHGWDAASIAKGVQGVLNLLKYYNFIDGEPKLPQRQVIINKFVSLCSDQGGFVYYQADLYDQVEAYQPIAEICDVFGHLRETIRAPESGIFWSRPVHPMVASGESVGKIGIPSDYIQ
- a CDS encoding ABC transporter ATP-binding protein, with the translated sequence MKQFFRLFAYAKPYIPKLILGFFLVVLVGQSPLFMPLVQKFVIDDILMPANKPLASVNLMFRDDLDNQVRLSNRLRQEFEAAGISLSSSTVVSIEKPGEKWKLNDTETDQKYRINQKVFRLDSDFQKKQYLEKLEGVTDLAELQRMPDPLRKEFDAASKKLHKVFRDRDILLSSKAIVSVEEAGSRWLVIDRANEKQHTIWKENGKLYVADGEIKVYVATLAHTLIGREFHYTLVDWLIVILFVIVIYYAIFGVLSYLCTYVMTWVSQRILFDLRNKVFSHLQSLSMQFYESQGTGQIISRVREDVASLRNLATETTIRIVTDAVTFILMLGLMLYWNWKLTLFSLLIFPLIIGNYHIFIQRLRPMWRQWRHKWADIATGMYEAVAGAKVVKAFHRERYHERQLFHNMRETLESRIKIMATQTAMGRVALFFRSIGRSAVLCYGGYLVIQGDFTIGAMLAFYQFMERLQEPIMNLIRVNTQIQEAMISAERVFGLLDSEPTVEESPDAINLTNIRGHVKFEDVSFHYEPENPVLHNINLEAKPGMMVALVGPSGCGKTTIANLISRFYDPVEGNIFVDEHNLRDVSIKSLRNQMGIVLQDNFLFAGSVAENIRFGKLGATDEEVVQAALAANAHQFIVDQLPEGYETEVGERGMRLSGGQKQRIAIARTILRDPRILILDEATSNLDTESESQIQEALDRLMQSRTSFVIAHRLSTILNADMIIALKEGRIVEVGTHEQLLDADGMYADMYRKQFKKTDSIDDSSW
- a CDS encoding carbohydrate binding family 9 domain-containing protein, which produces MSLAILIITVCLGSSVFADSQSSGRVIKAKWLDTPPIIDGALCDGVWEEAEIADNFYRVEGAHGVPAELGTKAMVLYDESTLYVGVRCDEPNMEALRETQTRRDAPIWRDDTVQVLLDTYHDQRNCYVLAVNTLGTQMDAKISNESNFDQAWDANWEAKVQKNGNHWRTPF
- a CDS encoding VOC family protein, coding for MLTPVKQLNYAIILCDDLETMKAFYRDLFPFPVVSESETGLTFRAGDVLLSLRKRTRYYDGNGVRPDLPGVQLAFLVSPPEVDLCYNQLVAKDVKILEPPTDQPRGHRTVYFADPEGNMLEVYAEI
- a CDS encoding phytanoyl-CoA dioxygenase family protein — protein: MNHTNLVRSRGQRWTGSVTPQACERLTESLSYIQSLVPNATEGHEPNRFAAEYDGFLESLIGHPQMLTLARQVLGEDLRYDHCVTLNRPGGNQGTRWHSHEYSDDDPSLGFIRIFFYVNGFDVDDGGLKAVPGSHLYRDPKIHFQTDEELQSGWMADKKHPLTGEPLEIEDLSVPDGTVALMWTHAAHAVSPRQPNSDTRWTVVYAYRNPGRPSAARWISEEFERKPIDGAEGLMSLY
- a CDS encoding amidohydrolase family protein, whose translation is AEMLRDYPESTVLIDHLAEPHMGDAVEFAHVLDLADFDAVYMKLSGLNHFATDAPLYLSARSFTRRVIEAFGPDQMVWGSGIPDIVDAHLSEYTEADRRKVKGENLARLLDWD